The Paralichthys olivaceus isolate ysfri-2021 chromosome 9, ASM2471397v2, whole genome shotgun sequence genome contains a region encoding:
- the LOC109640019 gene encoding polycomb group RING finger protein 3 — protein MAVLGNPDMLTRKIKLCHINAHITCRLCEGYLIDATTVTECLHTFCRSCLVKYLEENNTCPTCRIVIHQSHPLQYIGHDRTMQDIVYKLVPGLQEAEIKKQRDFYQKLGMEVPGDIKGELCNMKTHLDQRNGDAKSEDTTHKEAGEEKPEEDNDYHRSDEQVSICLECNSSKLRGLKRKWIRCSAQATVLHLKKFIAKKLNLTSFNELDILCNEEILGKDHTLKFVVVTRWRFKKSPLLLHYRPKMDLL, from the exons ATGGCGGTATTAGGG AACCCCGACATGCTGACGAGGAAGATAAAGCTGTGTCACATCAACGCCCACATCACATGTCGTCTGTGTGAGGGCTACCTGATCGACGCCACCACCGTCACCGAGTGCTTACACACAT tttGTAGAAGTTGCCTAGTGAAGTAtctggaggaaaacaacacGTGCCCCACGTGTAGGATCGTTATTCATCAGAGCCATCCACTGCAGTACATCGG TCATGACAGAACAATGCAAGACATTGTCTACAAGTTGGTACCGGGACTTCAAGAgg CGGAGataaagaagcagagagatTTCTATCAGAAGTTGGGGATGGAGGTGCCTGGAGACATTAAAGGGGAACTTTGCAACATGAAGACTCATCTAGATCAGCGCAATG GTGATGCAAAATCAGAGGACACCACCCATaaggaggcaggagaggagaaaCCAGAAGAGGACAACGACTATCACCGTAGCGACGAGCAG GTCAGCATCTGCTTGGAGTGCAACAGCAGCAAGCTACGAGGTCTGAAGCGCAAGTGGATCCGCTGTTCGGCACAAGCCACGGTCCTGCACCTCAAGAAGTTCATCGCCAAAAAGCTTAACCTGACATCGTTTAATGAG ctGGACATTTTATGCAATGAGGAAATCTTGGGGAAGGACCACACTTTGAAATTTGTCGTCGTGACAAGATGGAGATTTAAG aaatcCCCCCTCCTGCTCCATTACAGACCCAAGATGGATCTGCTGTAG